GTATTCTTCCAACATTCCCCTGTCAAAGGATGACAAATATTTCTTTGCAAACCTAGACATGAGTAAATCAGTCTCAAGAATACCCCTTTTCCGACTCTGATACGTCAACCTCTTCCTCATCGTCTCCAAGGATTCACCCTCTCTCTTGAGAGGCTGCACTTTGATGACAATTTCGTTGGTCTCCTCGTCAACATAGTAATTTTTCACTGGTTTCCCCTGTAGGTAACCTTGTGGAGCTGCTGTCTTGTCGATCGGAACACTGTCTGCCTTTGGCTTTGCAATGAACAGTGGGCGAGAAATGTGGAGGGCTCTTCTAGCAGTGCTTCTAAACATAGTTTTGTCGAACTTCAACTACGGAAAATGGCCTCTCTGTCCAACAACAGGGAGGCAAAACTATATCCAACAAGAAGGACATGATTGTTT
The window above is part of the Pichia kudriavzevii chromosome 1, complete sequence genome. Proteins encoded here:
- a CDS encoding uncharacterized protein (PKUD0A01010; similar to Saccharomyces cerevisiae YOL071W (EMI5); ancestral locus Anc_3.144) gives rise to the protein MFRSTARRALHISRPLFIAKPKADSVPIDKTAAPQGYLQGKPVKNYYVDEETNEIVIKVQPLKREGESLETMRKRLTYQSRKRGILETDLLMSRFAKKYLSSFDRGMLEEYDKLLDELDWDIYYWATENYKITPLPDKWKDSKVLKLIQQESRNEKKEILRMPSLN